The Pseudomonas parafulva genome window below encodes:
- a CDS encoding molybdopterin-synthase adenylyltransferase MoeB: protein MLSDDELLRYSRQILLAQVDIDGQSRLKQSRALVVGLGGLGSPVALYLAAAGVGELHLADFDTVELTNLQRQVLHDTDSLGLSKVDSALRRLQAINPQVRLVAHRQALDEDSLAAAVANVDLVLDCCDNFATREAVNAACVAAGKPLVSGAAIRLEGQLSVFDPRQAHSPCYHCLYGHGSEAELTCSEAGVIGPLVGLVGSLQALEALKLLAGFGEPLVGRLLLIDALGTRFRELRVKRDPQCAVCGSRHG, encoded by the coding sequence GTGCTGAGCGACGACGAGCTGCTGCGCTACAGCCGCCAGATCCTGCTGGCGCAGGTGGATATCGACGGTCAGTCGCGGCTCAAGCAGAGCAGGGCGTTGGTGGTCGGACTGGGTGGTCTGGGCTCGCCTGTGGCGCTGTACTTGGCGGCCGCAGGCGTGGGCGAGCTGCATCTGGCCGATTTCGACACGGTCGAGCTGACCAACCTGCAGCGCCAGGTACTGCATGACACCGACAGCCTCGGGCTGAGCAAGGTCGACTCGGCGCTGCGGCGTTTACAGGCGATCAATCCGCAGGTCCGCCTGGTCGCCCATCGCCAGGCCCTGGATGAGGATTCCCTCGCGGCAGCAGTGGCCAACGTGGACCTGGTGCTGGACTGCTGCGACAACTTCGCCACCCGCGAGGCGGTCAACGCGGCGTGCGTGGCAGCCGGCAAACCGTTGGTCAGCGGTGCGGCGATTCGCCTGGAAGGGCAGTTATCGGTGTTCGATCCACGGCAGGCGCACAGCCCCTGTTACCACTGCCTGTATGGCCATGGCAGCGAAGCCGAATTGACCTGCAGCGAAGCCGGGGTGATCGGCCCGCTGGTGGGCCTGGTCGGCAGCCTGCAAGCGCTGGAGGCGCTCAAATTGTTGGCCGGTTTCGGCGAACCGCTGGTGGGACGCCTGTTGCTCATCGATGCCCTGGGTACACGCTTTCGCGAGCTGCGGGTCAAGCGCGACCCACAGTGCGCCGTGTGCGGCAGCCGCCATGGCTGA
- the prmC gene encoding peptide chain release factor N(5)-glutamine methyltransferase has product MTIIASLLRNAQLPDSSSARLDAELLLSAALGKSRSYLHTWPERIVSSEAADTYAAWLERRRAGEPVAYILGHQGFWKLDLEVAPHTLIPRPDTELLVEAALELLPASAAQVLDLGTGTGAIALALASECPAWQVTAVDRVEEAVALAERNRQRLHLANVQVRASHWFDALGGERFDLIISNPPYIASEDPHLSAGDVRFEPSSALVAGADGLDDLRLIIARAPQHLMAGGWLLLEHGYDQASAVRELLTASGFSDVGSRRDLGGHERISLGRLPC; this is encoded by the coding sequence ATGACCATCATCGCCAGCCTGCTGCGCAACGCGCAGTTGCCCGACTCCTCCAGCGCGCGTCTGGACGCCGAACTGCTGTTGTCTGCGGCCCTGGGCAAGTCGCGCAGCTACCTGCACACCTGGCCCGAGCGCATCGTCAGCAGCGAGGCGGCCGACACCTACGCTGCCTGGCTGGAGCGCCGCCGCGCCGGCGAGCCGGTGGCCTACATTCTGGGTCACCAGGGTTTCTGGAAACTCGATCTGGAAGTGGCGCCCCACACCCTGATTCCTAGGCCTGACACCGAGCTGCTGGTGGAGGCAGCGCTGGAGTTGCTGCCGGCAAGCGCTGCGCAGGTACTGGACCTGGGCACCGGCACCGGGGCCATCGCCTTGGCCCTGGCCAGCGAATGTCCGGCCTGGCAGGTGACGGCCGTGGACCGTGTCGAGGAGGCCGTGGCCTTGGCCGAGCGTAACCGCCAGCGTCTGCACCTGGCCAACGTGCAGGTGCGCGCCAGCCATTGGTTCGACGCGCTCGGCGGTGAGCGCTTCGACCTGATCATCAGCAACCCGCCCTACATCGCCAGCGAAGACCCGCACCTGAGTGCCGGTGACGTGCGTTTCGAGCCGAGCAGCGCACTGGTGGCCGGTGCCGATGGCCTGGACGACCTGCGCCTGATCATTGCCCGGGCGCCCCAGCACCTGATGGCCGGTGGCTGGCTGCTGCTCGAACACGGCTACGACCAGGCCAGCGCAGTGCGTGAATTGCTCACGGCCAGCGGCTTCAGCGATGTCGGCAGTCGCCGCGATCTCGGCGGTCATGAGCGCATCAGTCTGGGCCGCCTGCCGTGCTGA
- the prfA gene encoding peptide chain release factor 1 — protein sequence MKASLLKKLEILQDRFEELTALLGDAEVISDQTRFRAYSREYAEVEPVFVAYSAWRKVQDDLEGAQALLKDSDPDLREMAVEEVREAKEQLLALEAQLQRMLLPKDPNDGRNVFLEIRAGTGGDEAAIFSGDLFRMYSRYAEKRGWRLEILSENEGEHGGYKEIIARVEGDNVYAKLKFESGAHRVQRVPETESQGRIHTSACTVAVLAEPDEQAAIEINPADLRVDTYRASGAGGQHVNKTDSAIRITHLPTGIVVECQEERSQHKNRARALSWLSAKLNDLQTSAAQNAIASERKLLVGSGDRSERIRTYNYPQGRVTDHRINLTLYSLDDVLAGGVDAVIEPLLAEYQADQLAALGD from the coding sequence ATGAAAGCGTCGCTGCTGAAAAAACTGGAGATTCTCCAGGACCGCTTCGAAGAACTCACCGCCCTGCTGGGCGATGCCGAGGTCATTTCCGACCAGACTCGCTTTCGCGCCTATTCCCGTGAGTACGCCGAAGTCGAGCCGGTGTTCGTCGCCTACAGCGCCTGGCGCAAGGTGCAGGACGACCTGGAGGGCGCCCAGGCGCTGCTCAAGGACAGCGACCCTGACCTGCGCGAAATGGCCGTGGAGGAAGTGCGCGAGGCCAAGGAACAACTGCTTGCCCTGGAGGCGCAACTGCAGCGCATGCTGCTGCCCAAAGACCCCAATGACGGGCGCAACGTGTTTCTGGAAATCCGCGCCGGGACCGGCGGTGACGAGGCCGCCATCTTCTCCGGCGACCTGTTCCGCATGTACTCGCGTTACGCCGAAAAGCGCGGCTGGCGCCTGGAAATCCTGTCGGAGAACGAAGGCGAGCACGGCGGTTACAAGGAGATCATCGCCCGCGTCGAGGGCGACAACGTCTACGCCAAGCTCAAGTTCGAGTCCGGCGCGCACCGCGTGCAACGTGTGCCGGAAACCGAGTCGCAGGGCCGTATCCACACCTCGGCATGCACCGTGGCGGTACTCGCCGAGCCCGACGAGCAGGCGGCGATCGAGATCAACCCGGCCGACCTGCGCGTGGATACCTACCGTGCCTCGGGCGCGGGCGGTCAGCACGTCAACAAGACCGACTCGGCCATTCGCATCACGCACCTGCCGACCGGCATCGTGGTCGAGTGCCAGGAAGAGCGATCCCAGCACAAGAACCGTGCCCGTGCCCTGTCCTGGCTGTCGGCCAAGCTCAATGACCTGCAGACCAGCGCCGCGCAGAACGCCATCGCCAGCGAACGCAAGTTGCTGGTCGGCTCGGGCGATCGCTCCGAGCGTATCCGCACCTACAATTATCCACAGGGCCGGGTGACCGACCACCGCATCAACCTGACGCTGTATTCGCTGGACGATGTGCTCGCCGGCGGCGTCGATGCCGTGATCGAGCCCTTGCTCGCCGAATACCAGGCCGATCAACTGGCCGCCCTGGGGGACTGA
- the hemA gene encoding glutamyl-tRNA reductase → MAFLALGINHKTASVDVRERVAFTPEQLVDALQQLCRMTASREAAILSTCNRSELYIEQDQLSADDVLQWLAHYHRLSLDELRASAYIHEEHDAVRHMMRVASGLDSLVLGEPQILGQMKSAYAVAREAGTIGPLLGRLFQATFSAAKQVRTDTAIGENPVSVAFAAVSLAKQIFADLGRSQALLIGAGETITLVARHLHEQGVKRIVVANRTLERASLLAEQFGAHAVLLADIPQELAHSDIVISSTASQLPILGKGAVESALKQRRHKPIFMVDIAVPRDIEAQVGDLDDVYLYTVDDLHEVVAENLKSRQGAAQAAEELVSVGAEDFMGRLRELAAVDVLKAYRQQSERLRDEELHKAQRLLANGGNPEEVLAQLARGLTNKLLHAPSVQLKKLSAEGRVDALAMAQELFALHEGATDKTPQ, encoded by the coding sequence ATGGCCTTTCTTGCCCTCGGTATCAACCATAAGACTGCCTCGGTCGACGTACGCGAGCGCGTGGCGTTTACGCCCGAGCAGCTGGTCGACGCCCTGCAGCAGCTCTGCCGAATGACCGCCAGCCGCGAGGCGGCGATCCTCTCCACCTGCAACCGCAGCGAACTCTATATAGAACAGGATCAGCTCAGCGCCGACGACGTGTTGCAGTGGCTGGCCCACTACCATCGCTTGAGCCTGGACGAACTGCGCGCCAGCGCCTACATCCACGAGGAGCACGACGCGGTCCGGCACATGATGCGTGTGGCGTCCGGGCTCGACTCGTTGGTGCTGGGCGAGCCGCAGATTCTCGGCCAGATGAAGTCGGCCTATGCCGTGGCGCGTGAGGCCGGCACCATCGGTCCGCTGCTGGGGCGTTTGTTCCAGGCCACCTTCAGCGCCGCCAAACAGGTGCGCACCGACACCGCCATTGGCGAAAACCCGGTGTCGGTGGCCTTCGCGGCGGTCAGCCTGGCCAAGCAGATCTTCGCCGACCTCGGACGCAGCCAGGCGCTGCTGATCGGCGCCGGCGAGACCATCACCCTGGTCGCCCGTCACCTGCACGAGCAGGGGGTCAAGCGCATCGTGGTGGCCAACCGCACCCTGGAGCGCGCCAGCCTGCTGGCCGAACAGTTCGGCGCCCATGCGGTGCTGCTGGCCGACATTCCGCAGGAGTTGGCCCACAGCGACATCGTCATCAGTTCCACGGCCAGCCAGTTGCCGATCCTCGGCAAAGGCGCGGTGGAAAGTGCGCTCAAGCAGCGCCGCCACAAGCCGATCTTCATGGTCGACATCGCCGTGCCGCGCGACATCGAGGCGCAGGTGGGCGATCTGGACGACGTCTATCTGTACACCGTCGACGACTTGCACGAAGTGGTCGCGGAAAACCTCAAAAGTCGCCAGGGCGCGGCCCAGGCTGCCGAAGAGCTGGTGAGCGTCGGCGCCGAGGATTTCATGGGGCGCCTGCGCGAGCTGGCGGCGGTGGACGTGCTCAAGGCCTACCGCCAGCAGAGCGAGCGCCTGCGTGACGAAGAACTGCACAAGGCCCAGCGCCTGCTGGCCAACGGCGGCAACCCCGAAGAGGTGCTCGCCCAGTTGGCTCGCGGTCTGACCAACAAGCTTCTGCACGCCCCCAGCGTGCAACTGAAGAAGCTCTCCGCCGAAGGCCGCGTCGATGCGCTGGCCATGGCCCAGGAACTCTTTGCCCTTCACGAAGGCGCCACGGACAAGACCCCGCAATGA
- a CDS encoding tetratricopeptide repeat protein: MNRSYALLLAFALLQGCQSLVPHKSEEQPAVAEADKPEAKPPVVYGSFKPDTLYSLLVAELAGQRNRFDIALANYVDQAQKTQDPGVSERAYRIAEYLGADEPALDTALIWARNDPQNLDAQRAAAIQLARAGRYDDSMAYMEKVLQGQGDTHFDFLALSAAETDQATRDGLLKSFDRLLVKYPDNGQLVFGKALLLNQDDKTEQALDLLEQHPPRNGEIAPILLRARLLQTLERGDEALPLLRTAIRDNPEDKRLRITYARTLVEQNHISEAKAEFENLLQQYPDDDELRYSLALVSMENKDWDEAEGYLQEMVERDSNVDAAHLNLGRIREERNLPAAALREYALVGPGPDYLPAQLRQADILIANGRSAEASRHLAEAREAQPDYAIQLYLIEAETLGNNGQEDQADQVLQQAIKRYPDDLNLLYTRAMLAEKRDDIVQMEQDLRAIITREPENAMALNALGYTLADRTTRYGEAKALIEKASQITPDDPAVLDSLGWVNYRLGHLDEAERLLRQALERLPDPEVAAHLGEVLWANGKRREARQVWAKAFAEQPDNPILRKTVLRLTGSETL, encoded by the coding sequence ATGAACAGATCCTACGCATTGCTGCTTGCCTTCGCCCTGCTCCAGGGCTGCCAGAGCCTGGTCCCGCACAAGAGCGAGGAACAGCCGGCCGTTGCCGAGGCCGACAAGCCCGAAGCCAAACCGCCGGTGGTCTATGGATCGTTCAAGCCCGATACCCTCTACAGCCTGTTGGTGGCCGAGCTCGCTGGCCAGCGCAACCGCTTCGACATCGCCCTGGCCAACTATGTCGACCAGGCGCAGAAGACCCAGGACCCCGGTGTTTCCGAACGTGCCTACCGCATCGCCGAGTACCTCGGCGCCGACGAGCCGGCCCTGGACACCGCACTGATCTGGGCACGCAACGACCCACAGAACCTCGACGCGCAGCGCGCCGCGGCCATCCAACTGGCCCGCGCCGGACGCTATGACGACTCCATGGCCTACATGGAGAAGGTACTTCAGGGCCAGGGCGACACCCATTTCGATTTCCTCGCGCTCTCGGCCGCCGAAACCGACCAGGCGACCCGCGACGGTCTGCTCAAGAGCTTCGATCGTCTGCTGGTGAAGTACCCGGACAACGGTCAACTGGTGTTCGGCAAGGCCTTGCTGCTCAACCAGGACGACAAGACCGAACAGGCGCTCGACCTGCTGGAACAGCACCCGCCGCGCAACGGCGAAATCGCGCCGATCCTGCTGCGCGCACGCCTGCTGCAAACCCTCGAGCGCGGCGACGAAGCGCTGCCGCTGCTGCGCACGGCGATCCGCGACAACCCCGAGGACAAGCGCCTGCGCATCACCTACGCGCGCACGCTGGTCGAGCAGAACCACATCAGCGAAGCCAAGGCCGAGTTCGAGAACCTGCTGCAGCAGTACCCCGATGACGACGAACTGCGTTATTCGCTGGCACTGGTGAGCATGGAGAACAAGGACTGGGATGAAGCCGAAGGCTACCTGCAGGAAATGGTCGAGCGCGACAGCAACGTCGACGCCGCGCACCTGAACCTGGGACGCATCCGCGAAGAACGCAACCTGCCGGCAGCCGCCCTGCGCGAATATGCGCTGGTAGGTCCTGGCCCGGATTACCTGCCCGCGCAACTGCGCCAGGCCGACATCCTCATCGCCAACGGCCGCAGCGCCGAGGCCTCGCGTCACCTGGCCGAAGCCCGTGAAGCACAGCCCGACTACGCGATCCAGTTGTACCTGATCGAAGCCGAGACCCTGGGCAACAATGGCCAGGAAGACCAGGCCGACCAGGTGCTGCAGCAGGCGATCAAGCGTTACCCCGATGACCTCAACCTGCTCTACACCCGCGCCATGCTGGCGGAAAAGCGCGACGACATCGTGCAGATGGAGCAGGACTTGCGCGCCATCATCACCCGCGAGCCGGAAAACGCCATGGCCCTCAATGCCCTGGGCTACACCCTCGCCGACCGCACCACCCGTTACGGCGAAGCCAAGGCGCTGATCGAGAAGGCCAGCCAGATCACCCCCGATGACCCCGCCGTGCTCGACAGCTTGGGCTGGGTCAATTATCGCCTCGGCCATCTGGACGAGGCCGAGCGCCTGCTGCGCCAGGCCCTCGAGCGCCTGCCCGACCCCGAAGTGGCCGCCCACCTGGGCGAAGTGCTGTGGGCCAATGGCAAGCGCCGCGAGGCCCGCCAGGTGTGGGCCAAGGCCTTCGCCGAGCAGCCCGACAACCCCATTCTGCGCAAGACCGTCCTGCGCCTGACCGGATCCGAGACCCTCTGA
- the lolB gene encoding lipoprotein insertase outer membrane protein LolB produces MPVRHLLTFALIALLAGCAGMGSREAVQGKGSPQLWREHKQQLSSLDGWQINGKVGIRAPRDSGSGTLFWLQRQDYYDIRLAGPLGRGAARLTGRPGGVVLEVANQGRYEATSPEALLEEQLGWRLPVSHLVWWVRGLPAPDSKSQLTLDGDSRLARLTQDGWEVEYLSYSEQNGYWLPERLKLHGENIDVTLVIKDWQPRQLGH; encoded by the coding sequence ATGCCTGTGCGTCATCTTCTTACCTTCGCCCTCATCGCCCTGCTGGCCGGCTGTGCCGGCATGGGCTCCCGTGAAGCCGTGCAGGGCAAGGGCAGCCCGCAACTGTGGCGCGAGCACAAGCAGCAGTTGAGCAGCCTCGACGGCTGGCAGATCAACGGCAAGGTCGGCATCCGCGCCCCGCGCGACTCTGGCAGCGGCACGCTGTTCTGGCTGCAGCGCCAGGACTACTACGACATTCGCCTGGCCGGCCCGCTGGGCCGTGGCGCCGCGCGCCTGACCGGGCGACCCGGCGGCGTGGTACTGGAAGTGGCCAACCAGGGCCGCTACGAGGCCACCAGTCCCGAAGCCCTGCTCGAAGAACAACTCGGCTGGCGCCTGCCGGTGTCGCACCTGGTGTGGTGGGTACGTGGCCTGCCGGCCCCCGATAGCAAGAGCCAGCTCACCCTCGATGGCGACAGCCGCCTGGCGCGTCTGACCCAGGATGGCTGGGAGGTGGAGTACCTGAGCTACAGCGAGCAGAACGGCTACTGGCTGCCCGAGCGCCTCAAGCTGCACGGCGAGAACATCGATGTGACCTTGGTGATCAAGGACTGGCAGCCGCGTCAGCTGGGGCACTGA
- the ispE gene encoding 4-(cytidine 5'-diphospho)-2-C-methyl-D-erythritol kinase: MSRLTLPAPAKLNLWLHITGRRADGYHELETVFQFLDHADELTFERRDDGQIRLHTAIDHVPHDSNLIVRAARALQAQSGCGLGADIWLDKVLPMGGGIGGGSSDAATTLLALHHLWQLDWSVDRLAALGLTLGADVPVFVRGHAAFAQGVGEQLTPVDPPEPWYVVLVPQVSVSTAEIFSHPELTRDSLPLKMRPVPEGNSRNDCQPVVEQRYPEVRNALNSLGKFTEARMTGTGSCVFGAFPSKAEAGRVLALLSATQAGFVAKGSNVSMLHRKLQSLIKKSSA; the protein is encoded by the coding sequence ATGTCCCGACTCACCCTGCCCGCCCCGGCCAAGCTCAACCTGTGGCTGCACATCACCGGGCGTCGCGCCGATGGCTATCACGAACTGGAAACCGTATTCCAGTTCCTCGACCACGCTGACGAATTGACCTTCGAGCGGCGTGATGACGGCCAGATCCGCCTGCACACCGCCATCGACCACGTGCCCCACGACAGCAACCTGATCGTGCGCGCCGCCCGCGCGCTGCAAGCGCAGTCCGGCTGCGGCCTGGGCGCCGATATCTGGCTGGACAAGGTTCTGCCCATGGGCGGCGGCATCGGTGGCGGCAGTTCCGATGCCGCCACTACCCTTCTAGCCCTGCACCATCTCTGGCAGCTCGATTGGAGCGTTGATCGTCTGGCTGCCCTCGGCCTGACCCTGGGCGCCGATGTGCCGGTGTTCGTCCGTGGGCACGCGGCCTTCGCCCAGGGCGTGGGCGAGCAGCTCACACCGGTCGATCCGCCCGAGCCTTGGTATGTGGTGTTGGTGCCGCAAGTGTCTGTCAGCACAGCGGAAATTTTTTCGCATCCAGAGTTGACACGTGATTCCCTCCCCCTTAAGATGCGCCCCGTTCCCGAGGGAAACAGTCGAAATGACTGCCAACCGGTGGTAGAGCAACGGTATCCAGAAGTTCGCAATGCGCTGAATTCACTGGGTAAATTCACCGAAGCTCGAATGACCGGCACTGGAAGTTGTGTGTTTGGGGCCTTCCCAAGCAAAGCCGAAGCTGGTAGAGTTCTGGCCCTTCTTTCAGCGACCCAAGCAGGGTTTGTGGCAAAGGGAAGCAACGTTTCGATGTTGCATCGCAAGCTGCAGAGTCTGATCAAGAAGTCGAGCGCATAA
- a CDS encoding ribose-phosphate pyrophosphokinase: MSKMMVFTGNANPDLARRVVRQLHIPLGDVSVGKFSDGEISTEINENVRGKDVFIIQPTCAPTNDNLMELVVMADAFRRSSASRITAVIPYFGYARQDRRPRSARVAISAKVVADMLTVVGIDRVLTVDLHADQIQGFFDIPVDNIYGSPVLVDDIEDQRFDNLMIVSPDIGGVVRARAVAKSLGVDLGIIDKRREKANHSEVMHIIGDVEGRTCILVDDMVDTAGTLCHAAKALKDHGAAKVYAYCTHPVLSGRAIENIEKSVLDELVVTNTIPLSAAAQACDRIRQLDIAPVVAEAVRRISNEESISAMFR; encoded by the coding sequence GTGTCCAAGATGATGGTCTTCACGGGGAATGCCAACCCCGATCTGGCTCGGCGTGTCGTACGTCAGCTGCATATCCCACTGGGTGATGTTTCTGTCGGCAAGTTCTCCGACGGCGAAATCAGCACTGAGATTAATGAGAACGTCCGCGGTAAGGACGTGTTTATCATTCAGCCGACCTGCGCCCCGACCAACGATAATCTGATGGAACTGGTAGTGATGGCCGACGCCTTCCGCCGCTCCTCAGCTTCGCGAATCACCGCCGTGATTCCCTACTTCGGATACGCCCGCCAGGACCGTCGTCCGCGTTCGGCACGTGTAGCCATCAGCGCCAAAGTGGTCGCTGACATGCTCACTGTCGTGGGTATCGACCGTGTACTCACCGTCGACCTGCACGCAGACCAGATCCAGGGGTTCTTCGATATCCCCGTCGACAACATCTACGGCTCGCCCGTACTGGTCGACGACATCGAAGACCAGCGTTTCGATAACCTCATGATCGTTTCCCCCGACATCGGTGGCGTTGTGCGTGCGCGCGCCGTGGCCAAGTCGCTGGGCGTCGATCTGGGGATCATCGACAAACGCCGCGAGAAAGCGAACCACTCCGAGGTGATGCATATCATCGGCGACGTCGAGGGACGCACCTGCATCCTGGTAGACGACATGGTCGACACCGCCGGCACCCTGTGCCACGCGGCCAAGGCCCTGAAAGACCACGGCGCTGCCAAGGTCTACGCCTATTGCACTCACCCGGTACTGTCGGGTCGTGCGATCGAGAACATCGAGAAGTCGGTACTCGACGAGCTGGTGGTGACCAACACCATCCCGCTGTCTGCCGCTGCTCAGGCCTGTGACCGTATCCGCCAATTGGATATCGCACCGGTCGTCGCTGAAGCGGTCCGCCGCATCAGCAACGAAGAATCGATCAGCGCGATGTTCCGCTAA
- a CDS encoding 50S ribosomal protein L25/general stress protein Ctc, whose amino-acid sequence MNEFTLNAQARTDLGKGASRRLRHSLSIPAVVYGGNKDAESLTILTKEITKLFENEAAFSHVLELNVDGKKQNVLVKALQRHPAKGFIMHADFVRVVAGQKLTAKVPVHFIGEEAPVKKGGEVSHVENEIEVSCEAKDLPEFIEVDLANAEIGTIIHLSDLKAPKGVEFVALAHGDDKAIANVHAPRVSAEAEEEGAAE is encoded by the coding sequence ATGAACGAATTCACCCTGAACGCCCAAGCGCGTACTGACCTGGGGAAAGGTGCGAGCCGCCGCCTGCGTCACTCGCTGAGCATCCCTGCCGTTGTCTACGGTGGTAACAAGGACGCCGAGTCCCTGACCATCCTGACCAAGGAAATTACCAAGCTGTTCGAAAACGAGGCTGCCTTCAGCCACGTTCTGGAACTGAACGTCGACGGCAAGAAGCAGAACGTCCTGGTCAAGGCCCTGCAGCGTCACCCAGCCAAAGGCTTCATCATGCACGCCGACTTCGTCCGCGTCGTGGCTGGCCAGAAGCTGACTGCCAAGGTCCCGGTTCACTTCATCGGCGAAGAAGCGCCGGTCAAGAAAGGCGGTGAAGTCTCCCACGTAGAAAACGAAATCGAAGTTTCCTGCGAAGCGAAAGACCTGCCTGAGTTCATCGAAGTCGACCTGGCCAACGCTGAAATCGGCACCATCATCCACCTGTCCGACCTGAAAGCGCCGAAAGGCGTTGAATTCGTCGCACTGGCCCACGGTGATGACAAGGCTATCGCCAACGTTCACGCACCACGCGTGTCCGCTGAAGCCGAAGAAGAAGGCGCTGCCGAGTAA
- the pth gene encoding aminoacyl-tRNA hydrolase, producing MTAIQLIVGLGNPGPEYEQTRHNAGALFVERLASAQRVSLTVDKKYFGLTAKFSHQGQDVRLLIPTTYMNRSGQSVAALANFFRIKPEAILVAHDELDLPPGVAKLKRGGGHGGHNGLRDIIAQLGNQNDFHRLRLGIGHPGDAKLVSNFVLGRAPRAEQDKLDTSIDFALGVLPDVLAGDFAKAMRELHSQKA from the coding sequence GTGACCGCCATCCAGTTGATCGTCGGCCTGGGTAACCCCGGCCCCGAATACGAACAGACCCGGCATAACGCAGGGGCTCTTTTCGTTGAACGCCTTGCCAGCGCCCAGCGCGTGTCGCTGACCGTCGACAAGAAATATTTCGGCCTGACGGCTAAGTTCAGCCATCAAGGCCAAGACGTTCGCCTGCTCATCCCCACCACCTACATGAATCGCAGCGGCCAGTCCGTGGCGGCTCTGGCGAATTTCTTCCGCATCAAGCCGGAAGCGATCCTGGTGGCGCATGACGAACTCGACCTGCCCCCAGGCGTCGCCAAGCTCAAGCGCGGCGGTGGCCACGGCGGGCATAACGGCCTGCGCGACATCATCGCGCAGCTCGGCAACCAGAACGACTTCCACCGCCTGCGGCTTGGCATCGGCCACCCGGGCGATGCAAAACTGGTTTCCAACTTCGTCCTGGGCCGCGCGCCGCGCGCCGAGCAGGACAAGCTCGACACCAGCATCGATTTTGCCCTCGGCGTGCTGCCGGACGTCCTGGCCGGCGACTTCGCCAAGGCCATGCGCGAGCTGCACAGCCAGAAGGCCTGA
- the ychF gene encoding redox-regulated ATPase YchF, with product MGFNCGIVGLPNVGKSTLFNALTKSGIAAENFPFCTIEPNSGIVPMPDARLAALAEIVKPNRILPTTMEFVDIAGLVAGASKGEGLGNKFLANIRETDAIAHVVRCFEDENVIHVSNSVDPKRDIEIIDLELIFADLDSCEKQLQKVARNAKGGDKEALAQKAILEQLIPHFTEGKPARSLMKHMSADEKAVVRGFHLLTSKPVMYIANVAEDGFDNNPHLDVVKAIAEEEGAVVVPVCNKIEAEIAELDDGEEKDMFLEALGLEEPGLNRVIRAGYELLNLQTYFTAGVQEVRAWTVRVGATAPQAAGVIHTDFEKGFIRAEVVAYDDFIQFKGEAGAKEAGKWRLEGKDYIVKDGDVMHFRFNV from the coding sequence ATGGGTTTCAATTGCGGCATCGTCGGCCTGCCCAACGTCGGCAAGTCCACCCTGTTCAACGCCCTGACCAAATCCGGTATCGCGGCGGAGAACTTCCCTTTCTGCACCATCGAGCCGAACAGCGGCATCGTGCCCATGCCCGACGCCCGCCTGGCGGCGCTGGCCGAGATCGTCAAGCCCAACCGCATCCTGCCGACCACCATGGAGTTCGTCGACATCGCCGGCCTGGTCGCCGGGGCCTCCAAGGGTGAAGGCCTGGGCAACAAGTTCCTGGCCAACATCCGCGAGACCGACGCCATCGCTCACGTGGTGCGCTGCTTCGAAGACGAGAACGTGATTCACGTTTCCAACAGCGTCGACCCCAAGCGCGACATCGAGATCATCGACCTGGAACTGATCTTCGCCGACCTCGACAGCTGCGAGAAACAGTTGCAGAAAGTCGCGCGCAACGCCAAGGGCGGCGACAAGGAAGCCCTGGCGCAGAAAGCCATCCTCGAGCAATTGATCCCGCACTTCACCGAAGGCAAGCCCGCGCGCAGCCTGATGAAGCACATGAGCGCCGATGAAAAGGCCGTGGTGCGTGGCTTCCACCTGCTGACCAGCAAGCCGGTGATGTACATCGCCAACGTGGCCGAAGACGGCTTCGACAACAACCCGCATCTGGATGTGGTCAAGGCCATCGCCGAGGAAGAAGGCGCGGTGGTGGTGCCGGTGTGCAACAAGATCGAAGCCGAGATCGCCGAGCTCGACGACGGCGAAGAGAAGGACATGTTCCTCGAAGCCCTGGGCCTGGAAGAGCCCGGCCTGAACCGGGTGATCCGCGCTGGCTACGAGCTGCTCAACCTGCAGACCTACTTCACCGCTGGCGTGCAGGAAGTTCGCGCCTGGACCGTGCGCGTCGGCGCTACCGCCCCGCAGGCTGCCGGCGTGATCCACACCGACTTCGAGAAAGGCTTCATCCGCGCCGAAGTGGTTGCCTATGACGACTTCATCCAGTTCAAGGGTGAAGCCGGTGCCAAGGAAGCCGGTAAATGGCGCCTGGAAGGCAAGGACTACATCGTCAAAGATGGCGACGTGATGCACTTCCGCTTCAACGTATAA